Within Rhipicephalus microplus isolate Deutch F79 chromosome 9, USDA_Rmic, whole genome shotgun sequence, the genomic segment TTCTTGACTTACATTTATTTCTTGTCAGGTGTTTGGGTACCTGTGATTTGCGTGTCTGTAAAGAACGAAGACGCTTTTTACAAAGCAACTATCCGTATTACTTCAGGCATTTAAGGAGAACAAACTGCATGCGACGTGCTCTTATTTTATAGATGCATTGCATATAACAGTATGACTAATTGCGAACTTTGTGATTGTTTTAGAAAAGGCCATAGCACATTACTGGTGTTTAGTGTGACTAATCTGTCACTAGTGTATCGAAGGCAGTAGATAAGGTTTCATAATGCGGGATTTACGTAACATGTACATAAATCTAAATACCCAAGCACACCCATCAGGAAATGATGAGCTGTGGACTCAACACCTCGTGCTGAGCAGCAGAAAACCATAGCGGGCATTACAGATTTGGAGAAATGATTAGATGCAAGCTTTAATGATATGCTTGGCATGTTAGTGCGTAAGGCAGGTTTCATCTTTCTCAGGCATGTTCATATTTCCATTCTAGTTTTATTTACATGAAATCTTTATGCCATGCCCTCTCTCGTTCATTACAGATGCCTTAGTCATTCTGCTGGCCAGTGCATGGAAGAAGGCATCAAAGGAGCAGAGCCAACAGATGCATAGATCTTGATATTTTGATGAACAAGCCCACTGACGTTGCAACACTGCTGTGCCTCGTGCAGCCTCGTAGTATATTTTTGCCGAGATGCTGAAATTGCATGTTGTACTGGTTTTTGAAATGCAGGCATCGTGTTAGGGAAGAATGTGTTTGTAAATATAGATTCCTCATCGAACATCAACCCAGAAAATTGCTGCATTTAAGCCCTCTACAAGCCTCTTggtcagtgatgttccgtgcagggaaTTTTCTCTTTTTTGGGGAATTTTCGTCTGTCATTTTGAGCCTAAGGGAAAAAGGGAATCTTCATAATATTGCAGGGAATTTTAGTAATGGTTAAATTCTCCTATGACGACCTATAATTAGCGTTCTCAGTGCgtcttcatctgctgtaatcggttctggcgCATGCATCGTGTAAGCATAGCGTTTGAGATTTGTTTCTTACACTACGCGGAGCGATTTCTACTTTACTAGTGGTGTTAGACTTGACGCCCACAATGATTTATATGTccggtttaacgtcctaaaaccaccatataattatgagagacgctgtagtcgaaggctgcgaaaattttgaccacctgggcttccttaacgtgcacccaaatctgagcatttgggtttacagcattttcgcctccatcaaaaatgcagctgccgcagccgggattcgattccgcaacctgcaagtcagaagccgagtaccctagccactagtcCACTGCGGCAGGGCattgaagcccacaatgtgcagtcTACTAACTGTATATGATTGAACGAAGTTATGCTTTTGTTGTGCGGTAGTGGAGGGGCtggtcatgatttcaaaagttgCCAATACGTGAGACGCGTGTAAATATAGTATGTGTGTGGGTCGAAGGGGGCGCAAATTAGTATTGTTGCGCAGGATAATATGCTGGGAATTTCGTCAACATTTGCTGGGAAAAATCTCCGAAGTACagaattcttcggcgtagtacggaacatcactgctTTTGGTAGCTGCATGGGACATGGCCCAGGTATCGAAAAAAAGAGCTGACGGCAAACTAGTACAGCCCAACCGGAATACCAGGCTCAACTACGTTTGCAATTTACGAAATACTGATGGCTGCAAAATTTGGCGGCGAGTGAACTGTGGCACAGTTTTGTAATGTTTTATGTTTTATTAAGCCCTAGCTTTTTCACCAAATGCAGACATTTAGATTTGTTGCGATGACATGGTTTACTTTACAGTTTGGAATGTATTGGATGAAAAATAAGAGCGACAACATGTAATGTGATAGCACGGGGATGCAGTTAGGCAAGTACTGGGTTGTACACGATCAGCTTCTGCATATTTGACCGTTGCGTACTGTGCTGTATAGATAGTATTATCCTTGCAGGGCATCTAATATGATTACTGTTTCTTACTTTTTTGGCAAATGGCACTGTTTTATTCAGAGAGCAAACATGTCGGAGCACAGCATGTTATATTTGAACTAGCAGTTGTTTAGCCACTGTTTCTAATAGGAAGTTGCCAGTTTGAACGTTGTCCAGCATGACTTatataatttttttgttattttcagtgTGGTTACCTAAATATCTCTGAACATCTGGCCACAGTGAAGTGGACTTGTGCAACAGACCATTACTGAGAAGAAGGCTGAATTGATGAGCAAAATCCTTGTGCACTTGGCCAACTTTTTATTTTCTACCACATCATGAACAGGCAGAATTATAAAATTAATGCTTGGGTTTTTATTTTATTGTGCCTTCAGTTTTTGTTCACTGCCGTGTTGttttttgtgactttttttatgtttgtgaggtTCTGGACTAGAGCGAGCTCTGTTTGATCTAACACTGTTGTGTTTGtgcttaaaggggtggtgccatcaaatttcgaTGCTAAAACATGCCTCTTGTGGGTTTCCTTTGTATGCTAGGACACTAGCATACACGAATAGTCAGACACAGCGAACGTTTAGAATATATTTAAATTCACTTCCAAAGTGTACCTTAATGCTCGTTTTTCCGATCGCCAGGGCGTCCAGAACTGTCGTAGGTCTGTAGGAAGGGAAAGGAAAGTTGCAGTtacgtcacaccagatctgtagtgagTGTAAGCGGgagcagggttccccttcagaggAGACAAATTTTTGTTGTatcccctccctattatgtcaatgtatggggcccCCAAGTCGCAGCACCCCCTCTCTCTTAAGTCATTGCGTGTGGCTGCCTTTGCATCCCCCCTTACCACCCTCCTGTGTGCATGCCTATTGTAGTGATGTGAGGGACCTCTGAAGACATCCATTACGTACATACCGTCAAAGCATTGAGGCTCCTGCACGTTTGTTTTGCAGGTACTTGCGTGGCACATCTGCACGAGAGGAGAGGATAATGCGTAGCGAAGTCCTCTATCACGTTACATGCCACTGAGATTGTTTGTGCACTTTCCACTAATACGATTTATTTTCTGCTAATATGACTTGTGACTTTGttaacgtgtatatatatatatgtgtgtgcctTTCGAATGAattcagttgatagtttgcgcttgtccGTCTCTCGTGTTTATTTCATGCCAAAAGCTACTGTAAGCAGACGATAATCATCGTGACGTGCGTCACATTCttgtgtggtcacgtgaccaagccacctacacTGCCATGTGACATCTCAATGGAGTGCCCAAAAACCAAGACCGAAAATTATTtacataaaaaaagcaatattgttttatttagtgAGAACAAATTAATCttggtgtgtgtatcatgcttcTTAGAGCTACAAGAAACGCCTGCAGCAAAGAATGCGCATGCCACAAGTATGGTGGCACCACCCCTCTAAGGAAAAGCTGGCAACTTTTGTTCACAATATTTTCTTCTATGACAATATGTAAATGTGCAGtaatatctgaaaaaaaaaaaaatagcatgctCTCCATGCTAGCTAATAAGTGTCAGATTTCATTTACTACTGAAAAATTCCCGTGAGTCTTTTGTGAGCAATCTGGCAGGCAGGATGAAGAGATATTGCACACTCTAAGTCTCCCGACTGGCACATGTGTGCTAATGTTTTTGGGGCTTACCCGTGCCTTTGCCTTGTGGTATCATTTCAAGAATGTCAACCATACTAAATGTTTTAGAACTCACCCCACAAGGGGACCCCATGTGAGGCATTTATAAAGAGTTTTAAATGCACCCCTACGGTTTTTTCTCACCCGTACATTGCCATCATAGGTTCTATGTGTGCTTTTAGTTCCAGGTGTTTCATGTTGAGTTCTTGTCACCCTTTTTTATGTTGGTGCACTAGATATTGGTGCACTTTTTTCACTGTGGCTACACTCTCACACTGGTGGGCAATTTTTGTACTTCTCAGCCTACCTATCTTGCCCTGCAAGATTGACTCTGTCCTTTTGCTGAAAATGCATCGTCCTGaattttgcaggcctggtgcgccGTCGCCCTGGCCGGCCACGTCTCCTGGGCCCTAAGACAGCGAATGACACGTTCAAATGTCCCGAGTGTGACTACACTACAAGTTACCCCTCTCATATTTCAACACACCAAATAACACACACGGGAGAGCGTCCGTACAAATGCAACTACTGCGTCAAGGACTTCAATCAGAAATGCAACTTGGTCAAGCACCTTCGCATCCACACCGGCGAGAGACCTTACAAGTGCCACCTCTGTTCCTGGAATTCCCCATGGATGTCCGGCCTCTCACGCCACTTGAAAACTCACGAGAGCACACAACATGTGCCGGAGAGGGCCTGTATGTGAGCAAAAAAGCTGATGAGTCTTCAAGTGTTTTGCTTAGTTTAAGACTACTGTTTCCATGCCCCAGGGAAATTTGCAACGATGTTGCTGAAATGGCATAAAGAGCACACATAACTCCAAGACGTGGAGGCAGTTATGTTATGATGAATGTTGAACACTTGCTCATGTAGGTGTGCATTGGACTGTGTCTGTGGTGTGGGCAAGTCATTATTGCTACTCATTGATGTGTTGATGTATACAACAAGGTTGTAATGCATCAAGTAATTTGTGAAGTACTTGTTTGTCAAGGTTTAGGAGTGAGTCATTACTGTGGTTTGAGAATAAGCCACTTCATTGTAGAGCACGGTAGAAGATGGAATCGACGTTTTGGGCATCATAAAATTTATGATTCAATGCAAGAGCTTCTGAAATcgctcagaacatatcttgagttGTTTTGTGTAGAATACAAAGGAACTGTGTACATCCAAAAAGATGGAGTAATGATCGTGTAGTGTATTGGCCCCAGTCCTGTGCAAACCTGTTAATGGGAAAAGGTAATGCTGTGTGGAGAAGTCAGTGATACTTATTTTATTATGACACTTTGATCCCTCTTTGTGTTCTTGCTGATCTTTCACATGTGTACTTTCTCATTTGTCGTGACAGTTTCACTCCATTTTTCTTCTTAGAGAGAAGAGCACATTCCCTAATAGCACATCGCCAAAGCGATCATAATGTCAAGTACCGAAGCAGCGTGAGTATAGGAAATTGCCCCTACGAGTGCAACCTTGCTCTGGATGTTTCAGTCTTATTACGGGGCCTTCGCAGCAAATTTAATGCTGTTGACACGAGTGTCGGCTGCAAATGTAACActagcccctcccccccccccggcccGAAGCCACAGCAGAATGTGCCCCGCACCCAAGCTGCACCAACACTTTCTCCTACCCCAGCAGTGATATGCAGCAGTGGTTTGCTATCCCCCAAGGCAAAATTCTGGCGACGGCCGTGGCTGTAGACATAGTTCTTCGTTGTGTTTTCATTAATTGGCTCTTTCCGTTCACTATTTTCTGTAATAGCTTAACTTTGGGAACCCACTCTGCATGCTCGCTTCATTTTATTAGTCATCAGAAATCAACTTGAGGAACTATACAAACATTTAGCTGTGAGTCAGCGGTTTTCATTACTCTTCTTTACTGTGGCAATGTCTTATTAAGGTGGTCTACTTATCACCTGTTACAACCTATTCTTGGTAGCTGAAAATACCATTTTTGGTTCTGAAATGTGAATCAATGTGCTTCACGTTTTACTGCAAGTTGTCCACTTTACACTGAATCCGAAGGGCGATCACATTCTTTTGTTATTGCTGGATGAATTCACTCTAACATGTTCTCTTTAATTCCTCGAACTTGAACCACTTCACAAAGTGAGCTCCAGTATTAGCAAATAGATCTTGTATAGAAAAACATGCTGCGGTATTCTGTTACCTTAAAGGTCACAAACAAAAGAAGGGTACTTATGTTGATGCATGTGCAGCCTAAAGTTATTCATAAGGGAAGTACCAGCTGTGAGATCTCCCACATtgcgcgaaatggtcgcgggcgcacCTCAGATCCCCTCAAGTTAACACTGCCTACATTTACATAGTGTATTTGACTACCCTAAAAGTCAAAGAGCAGGCACATATTAAGTAGGAAATGAGCGCCTCATGCCATACCTGCAGCTTAATGCCTTGGGTTGTTGTGTCGACTTTCGTTTGCTGGCATGAAAGTTTTTCAAGTAATGATTAAGAAACCTGGCAAAAAGGTAAAACTTGGTCTACATCTCGTATGGCTACCCAAACAATAGCGTGCAAAAATGGAATAGTACTTCTGAATTGACTCTATCAATGGGAATGATTATGGTGCACTTGTTTAGGTACATATAAGACAATTTAGGTGTAccaccagtgtttttttttcacgtgtagAGTGCAACACAAGTTAcgagacttgtttttttttttttttttcatgcggttGTGTGAATGTTCTTGTCATAAATTTTATCTTCCCTCACTTTTCAGTGTCACTTCCCTTTAACTCAAATCTAGAGTAGTTGTACTGGACAGCCTTTCTTCAATAACAAGCCTGTCATTTGCTAAGAATTCACCATTTTGCATCACGCAGACTCGGCTGCTGTCCGTCGTCGCTCTGGCCAGCTATCTCGTCTGGCATCCAGAAAATTGTGTGTGTTCAACTGTCCTGCGTGTGGCTTTCTTGCAAAATGCAAATCTGCTTTGCGGACACACCAAATGATACATACAGGCGAGCGCCCATTCAAATGCGAATACTGCGCCAAAGCCTTCAATCGTAAGGGCAACTTGGCCTTGCACACGCGCATCCACACGAGAGAAAGGCCTTACTAGTGCCAGCCCTGTCCCTCGAATTCTGCGTGGAAGAGACAGTTTATGCATCAGTTGAAAACGCACATACATTTGCCTGAAGGTGCACATCTgcaccctaaaaaaaaaaaaaaaaagctgaggaaGAACATGGTGCATACGTCTTGTTCTGTGGCTTCAAGTGCTGTCCCAGAAGTGCCAAGGTAGAAACTACTTGGTCTATGTCTTGGTGAAATCTGCAATTGTGCTGCTTCAATGGCATAAAGAACATGCATGACTCCGGGACAACTTCAAGCAGCACACTACGCTTTGTGGATGTTATGATGAATGTTGAAGGCTTGCTTCTTTAGGTATGCATGGGAATGAGGGTGTTCCAAGTGATTATGTACTCTTATCCAAGTGTTGGTGCATTGTGCATAGTTAGATTGAATCAAGTAGTTTGTTGACTACTAGTTTATTGATGTTCAGGATTGAATCAAGTAATTCGTTGACTTCTAGTTTATTGATGTTTAGGATCGAGTCATTGTTGCACTTTGagattaaagggacactaaattcaAATAACATTTTACGTCAGAATGAAAGCTCTGTATGACAACATTCAAAACGACAatgttatcaacaacagtgccctacttacgaGAAATTAAGATAAATGTGCAAGAACACAAGCGTGGCaataggacattttcaaaatgatccctaTGACATCAGACGGATTGCCTATAATTAATCAATAGTAattgatctaactgcactaaataaaaaaacttgTGCACTAAGAAAAACATttaatgctgcttgttcgtttctgtttaactcatgaaaaaaagaacggccggacgttactatggggaatggcgcgagtggttcaaaaatttaatttttgcgtggttacacagaataggtggtgccatctagtggggggcagttgaaacaaaagtcAATGGTggaaaattgatcaatggccgttgttgctgctgtggttcccgctgctttcggtctgctgctattagcgcagtaaagccaggcaaTGTTGTGCATGGCAGCAGTGGCGTGAGACGGTCCTGTCGGTGCACTTCTTGAGGCGGGtgatttgaagtgcactaacccgATTCGGAGCACtgaaacatgattttatttcaaaataggcacttccttgacacaaaagtagcactacgaggtttctggacagCTATTTCAAAAATCAACGTTGatttaatagttgactttagtgtccctcttGCAGAAGCCAGTGCCTATCACTCTTCACTGATGTGTGCTCTGTGTGATTGCCTGGCCTTCACATTTATTTCATGATAGAAACCCTCTGTATTTCTATGATTCATTACTTGTAGCAGTGAGATTGGTAGAGATGTCCTTAATGAGAGGACCTGGGCTGTTACTAACTTTCTTGTGCTCAACTGAGCGGCTTCCaggttgttttttgtgtgtgatgcCAGCTTCTTCCTACTTTTCGAAAAGTGTGTCCCTTGGCCTTACTATTAATGTAAGCAACTGTAAAAACAAACTGTGATAAACGGAGCCAAAGAGGATCATGTGTTCATTTTTATGTCTGGGTTGCTATTTTTATGTAATTCACGTGATATTTCTTTGCTGGGTTTTCAAGCACCATTTCGTTTCCTGTTAAAAAAGAAGTGTGGGCATTTTTCGCGAGCCTTGCCGTGTTCCTTTCATTGCGGGCTAAGCTAGCCTTGATTCTTGTCGCCGTTCTTTCTTGGGATATCGTTACGCTTGCCATGTGCTCCTATATTAAAAAAATTTTACCTTTGAGACTTCTAAATTATCTTGATACGAGTTCTTTAAATGGGGAGAACAGAAGGACTCCTTTATTCATCATAGAATGCTCTGTGCAGAAGCCTGCGCTAGTTGTTTTATCATGACACCATGCTTTGGAACAACTCATGTGTCTCTTCATTCGTGTCTCCGAGTGCGCCATAAGCTACTATGTTCTGTTCCTGTTTTCTTCAAGTGTGTGACATAGGTTCTGTGATGGGTACTTTCTTTTGATCGTTGTTTGATCCATTTTTCTGCTCGCACAGAAGTGCACATTTCTGCGTACCTTTGACTCATTTGCGAGAAACGTCAGTATAACAGCCCATCGTAAAAGCAAACATGGTGCATTGAGTGCCAAAGTGGGATAGATACGAGAGAATTGTCTTTAGTGCTACCTTTATCTTGACGTCTCAAAATGTCACTCATTGGCAAACCTTTGGTAATGCAGCAAGTTCGATGCCGGAGATgggtttttgttttgctttggttAATTTGCTTTTCAATTCTGAATTAAAGATTCACACAAACAACATTAGATATTGAGCCAGTGGTCTTTATTTCTTGTTTATGGCATGACAATGTGTTCTTACAGTGGTCTACTCAGAAGTtgtagaaagctttttttttttcagccgatggaAATGCCCTTTCTTGTTGCTTAAAATGATGACAAACCAGGCAAGGAAATAAGCATAAAAAATGCAAGGCTTGTTTTCCCAGTTATGTCACACTTTATGACTGATTGATTTAAAGATTATTAAGTGCAGATTGTAATAATTTTCTATAAAGCAATAGCCTTGAAAGCGTTTGTAAAGCTTAATTTGCTGTGTAGAGTGTGAAACGCTGAATGGAAAACCAGTCATAACAAGGTGTGGTGTGCTAAGATAGGACGAAGTGGCAGACATAGGCTTGCCTCTCTGTCTATTGTGTTGTGTTTTGATCATTGCGCTTCATGCTTCTCCACAAATTGTTCACTTTCCACTGCATTGGAAGCCTAAAGAAATTTCAGTCATTGCTGGATGAATGAGCTACAATGAGTTCTGTACGATTCTCCTACTGCACCTTAGACACTTTACAGCGTAAGCTCCAGTATTAGTAAAAAGACTTCGCATCAAGCAGCAGCatttgagtattttttttttcaaacatcgAAAATAAAAAAACGGGCACTTGTGTTGGTTTATGTGCTATATTACAATAATCCACAGGTGAGGTGCTGGCTTGGAGGTCTCCTGCATTGATCAATAAATGCTCACAGAACCGGCACATATCAGTAGCACATGAGCGCCTCGTCCCATTCCGGCAGCTTAACAGCTTGAGTTGTTGTACCAACTGTCACTTGCTGGTATGAGCTTTCTGTAAGTGGCTTTTTAGAAACCTCGCATAAAGGCAAAACTCGGTCAACATCTTGTACGATTACCCATACAATAGCATGTTAAGATGCTATGTTAATCATACTGAATACTTCAAAATTGACTCCATCAATGGAAATGACTATGGTACACCTGTTTAAGCATATTGTTACATTGGATTAACAGTAGGCAGTCAGCAGCCACAGCACGGCTCACCAACaatgtccacttcttcactctcagtctcgGGTGCCCtttttgggtatgtcccactatgccctgttacaGTCAGCCGAAACCACGAAACAATATATAGGGAGATCTGGGCATACCCGAGTGTTCTTTCTTACTCGTCGGCTGCAACAGAGGATATAAatgttgttttattttcttttcaagCAATCATATGAGCATTCTTGTCATAATTCTGTCTCTCCTCACTTTTTGCCGTCGCGGCCCTTTAGCTATAGCATGGAGTAATCTTACTCGCTATCCTCCCTTCTATGACAACTCTGTCGTTAGCTAAAGATTCATCATTTTGCTTTTCGCAGACTTGGCTGGTGTACGTCATAGCCCTGACCAGCCAGTTCATCTGGGACCTCCCACAAAAGGGCGTGCACTCGAGTGTCCTGTGTGTGGCTATACTGTGGGACACAGATCTGCTCTGGAGAGGCACCAAATGATACACACAGGCGAGCGCCCATTTAAGTGTGGCTACTGCAGCAAAGCCTTCTATCGTAGTGGCCACTTGAACCAACACAATCGCATCCACACTGGCGAGAAACCATACCAGTGCCACCTCTGTCCCTGGAATTCCGCATGGAGGAGTGATCTTGAACGCCACTTCAAAACTCACAAGCGAAGCCAACAAGCGCTTTGTAGGGTCATGCAATAAACAAAAGTTGAAAGTTTAGCACTCATTCTGCTGTCTGTATTTCCCTTCTTCACCGGCTTCTTTTTATCCACCCTCAAACAGAGCTGCGCTATGTAACCATACGATTTATAGGTGCTTTCGAGCACATTATAAAAAAATTAGGGCAGCTTTGCACTAGGGCTGCCAAGTCTGAAGCAATGCAGAGCTGGGCAGCCCTTTCTCTTTTGAGGGCAATAGTTTTTCTTGGGATACTTTAACGTATCCTCTAGTATCCCATTCACTGACACTtctcgcagaacatcaaataaacgtttttaaCTCTCTCAAGATGCAAGAATATATTTTTTCGATGACATTTCCAGTGAAACTCACAGATACgcagccaatttttttctttggttttcttttcttaatttcttttttattttctgcttttttactccctttatttctgtttatttttcttttgtctttattTCTTCATCTTTTgcagtctttttttatttctatatttttctctttctctaagcttgcttcctctttttctttttttatatttctatATGTGGCTTTGTCTTGATTATGCAAAGTGTACTAGTTTATTTTTGCTAAATGATGATAAGTGATCATAATCAAAGCACTCGAAAAATAAGGGAACAAAATCTTATCCTTGGTGTGAGCACACGTTCAGTGCGCTATGATGCAGCGTTATGCGAAGTGATAAAGACGGCCTACAAAAGTGTACTACAGCATGTGACATCCTGCCCTCTAAAGTTCTTGGCACTAAAAAGTAATAAGCAGAAGCCAGTGCATGTATTCTGTTATAACTTTCTGTTCCCTTTCTGCTTTCGTTATGGGTCTTATGCAGATAATATGTTAACTTTTTCATTCATCATTGCAAGTGGGCTAGATGCCCATGTTCCCACATGTTTACGGCTACTTTGCAAAAAATGTTAGTGTAGTAGATCATCACTAAGGCAAACACGAGAAGTAAGGGGTCAACACGATGCGGAGTATAGAGAATTACCCTTAagtgccaacttttttttttgatgtttcaGAATACTTTTCATTGCAAAAGTTCCGGTTATACAGCAAGTTTTATTCCGTCGACAAGTTTTCTTCTTGCTTATTTGCTTAATTGGCTGTATTAATTTGTAAGTCATCAGAAATTGACTTCATGAGCTGTATAGATATTTAAAATGTAGCAATTAAAATTATCACAAACAATGCTGGGAAGTGCATCTGTTATTTGTATCTTTTTTTGGTTTGGCAACGTCTTCTTATGGTGATTCACCCAGAAGTGGTAGCAAACTATACACAGCAGATCGAAATACGATTTTCCATTGCTTTATACACTAGCAAACCAGGCAGGTAAATATGCGAAATGTATTCATGgaatgttttatttttgtttctttgaagGCAGATGTACTTATAACCGTTTGTGAGGCACAATGCCTGGTGTAGTTCGAAAAACACCGCATGTGGAACTGTAAAGGACAACTGTGCATTTCATGAATGTTTTGTTTTTATGAGGTATAAGGTGTGACTAACCTTTTGACAATCTCGTCAGTTCATGACCTGCAAGCTTGTGTGGGCAATTGACTTCAATCGAACATGACATGGTGCCTGTAGTGCATAGACACCTTGATATTGTATAGCACTACGCTATGCTATGCATTGCACATGTGTACTCGTAGCGTGAGACTTGTAACAGAAACAAAAAATTTGTATACTGGTAAACATAAGCGTGAGTTTAGACCCCTTATAAGCGCTAGTTGTATTTAATTTGCTATAACCAATTAGTTATATTAGGGTTTATTATAATGAGGTTAAACTGTAACGTT encodes:
- the LOC119164777 gene encoding uncharacterized protein LOC119164777: MSKHRRVHTGECPFKCEYCGKAFNRKGNLATHVRIHTGEKPFQCHLCPMNFVQKATLLRHWQTHKSRHFLPDYVCSLSDDVHSKTIDEKDCIVLNFAGLVRRRPGRPRLLGPKTANDTFKCPECDYTTSYPSHISTHQITHTGERPYKCNYCVKDFNQKCNLVKHLRIHTGERPYKCHLCSWNSPWMSGLSRHLKTHESTQHVPERAYLAGVRHSPDQPVHLGPPTKGRALECPVCGYTVGHRSALERHQMIHTGERPFKCGYCSKAFYRSGHLNQHNRIHTGEKPYQCHLCPWNSAWRSDLERHFKTHKRSQQALCRVMQ